The following is a genomic window from Gordonia westfalica.
GTCGGAAACGATCGTCGCCACCTCCGACAAGAGCATCACAGACGGATCAGACCACAGCCAAGTGTCAGGATTCCATGCCCGGAACAGCTCCATTGCGTGGTCTGTGCGAGCCCTGCGGACAATAGCCCGCAGGTCAGTCCATGAAAACCAGGGCTTCCCGAGATCCCGCAACCTGAGGCCGCGGGAAATCAGGTCGTACTCGATGGCCTCCCCGTGCTCGTCTAGGAGTCGGCGGAGGCCGAAGATTCCCCCACTGTGATGTCAGGATCTTCGAGCTGCTTCTTGATCCACTGGATGGTGCCCTCAGGGATCTTCGTCATCAGGAGCTTGTACTCGGCAGCCGACACGTACGGCTTGAGCCACCGGAGGGTGACTTCCTTCTCCTCGAAACCCTTCAGGGTTTCCTCTGCGTCGACCGGGCGCGGCAGCGTCTTCTCCGCGCTGTTGAGGCTGTTCGCCCATTCGGCGATCTTCACATCCGCTTCCCCGAACGGGGTGATCCAGTCCTGGTACTTCTTGATCTCGGCGGGGTCCATCCACTTGCGCGGCGGCATCGACACCAGTACCGGATCGCGCCCGGGGATGGGGACGGCGAACTTCAACAGGTGATCGTCGGACGAGGGGGCTACTGCGTAGCCTTCGGGAACAGACATGGTTTGACCAGGAACCTTTCAACATTGGGATAGAACTTCAACCAGGAGCAGCCCCGGCCTGGCAAAAGGACGCGGCTCCTGGTCAGGGACAACATGACACCCCTTCGCCAGGCCGAGATTGTGTGCCCGGGAGGCTAGATACCTCCCCGGGCAAGACGGGTCAGCTACCCGAAGTGGCGGCGATGCCGTCCACGTCGCCGAACTCGTCGACGTAGTCGCCGTTGGAGTTGCGGAACGCTCGGATCGTCAACTCCACGCCCGACGCGTCCTGCGACTCGTCCTTCCACTCCGCGATCTCCGAGACGCGGCCCTTCTCCACGACGTACGTCTTGAACTTCTTGCCGCACTTCGTGGCGAACACGTGGGCCGACAGCGGAAGCTGCGACGAGTTGTGGCGGACGTGGTAGCGCTGCCCCTTGCCGCCGGCAGCGGGGATGAGGGTGACGTTGTCGTCACCTGCGACGGTCCGCTTCACCGACGGCAGGTCGACGTCGAGCAGCTTGATCTTGAAGCTGGTGCCGTACTCGGTCTGCACATCGACGTAGTCGCCACCGTCGAAGTCCTTGACGGTGTTCGAGGTGCGGGTGATGCCGACCGACAGGCCGTCGACCGCCGCGGTTCCGTGGTCCTCGAACGCGGCGTTCAGGTCTTCCGGCGACTCGACCGGAGCGGTGGGAAGCGTGGTACCCAGAGGTGCCCGCCAGTAGACGCCGCCGTCGAGCGACTGCGCCACGTAAGAGTGTTCGACTGCCATTGTTTTGCCCCTTTCAGGCGAGGTGACCAGGAGCCGCGAAAGGGTTATTCAGTTAGGAGACTTTAGGTTCGGAGCACGAAGAGTGTCCCGGTGAACTGGAACCGGGAATGCTTTTCATAGTCCGGGTTGGGATAGTCGGCCAGGCTGTTCATGACCCAGTCGGTTACCCACAGGCCTGCCCATGGGCCGCCCGAGGATGCAGCCTGGAATCCGTCCGCGATGGTTCCGATCGATTGCTCAGTCCACGCCGTGTCCGGGCTGCCCTTGGGGGTTGAGCCGTACAGTTCGACAAGGATGCGAGCGCGATCCAGTGAGCGATCCCGTGGGCCGCCGATACGAGAAACCCTCCCGAATCGGGCAGGGTCTTCTGAGACGGTCGTGGAGAACTTCACTCCAGGCAGCGCCGCTCGGCAGATGGAGAGCGCCGCCAGCGTGGGTGTCGACATCAGTTATCCGAGAGCCCTGAGGATCGTGTTGTTGCGGGCATTGTCGCGTTGCGCCTTGTAGTCGGCGGTGACGACAGAGGCACGCCAACGGCCCTGGGGACGTGCCATGCCTGCCCGTGAACCCACCGCGTACGTGCCCTCGCCCATAGCGCTCGCATCGTCAGCAATGCGCTCAGCATGACCCTCGAGCTCGCTGATGATGTCGGACGTCCGACCGTATCGGACGTCCTTGAACGCCTTCTGATTCCACTCGATTCTCACGACGACTTCACCACCTTCAGAGTTACGACGTAGCAACCGCCGCCCGTGAGAGACGGAATCCTGGTGTAGTCCTTGGGTTGGCCGACAACGTCATAGACAGTTCCGTCGATGACTTCCCTGTCACGTGGTGACACCGGACCGAAATCGGGGAGGACGATGATTCCCACGTCAACGGAGTCCCGGATGTGCCCCGGGAGATCTAGTTCATCGCTTTGTGGGTCGATGAACGTCACGAACTTCCGCGGGTCCGGTTCGCCCCAGGACTCGACATCGTTGCCGTAGTCGTCGGCGCCGGTTCCGTTGAACGGCAGGTGTTCTACGTCGAAGACGGCGGGTATTCCCCTACGGTGCCTGGACAATGACTTGCCCTCCCTGCCAGCGAAACGATGCCGCCAACTTCAGGTCCGACTCGGACATCTGCAAACCCGAGTTCGGCGCTCGGACCGACCATGCAGTGGTCTGCGAGATCGGACCTGCGGAGTCGGTCAGCGACCGGGCTCCGGCCATCACTTCCTCCGGCGTCACAAGAGCGCGGATCACCATTTCGGCGACCGCATTCTTCACACGCGGCGGCACTTCTCCGCCATGCGAGTATGTGACAGTGAGGAACCGTGAAGAATCACATCCGACGGTCAACCACATCCCATTTCGGGTGTAGTCCACAGAGTTTCCCGCGTCATCGGTCACAGACGTCACCCCTGTGACTGGCAACTGGTCCAGACGGACCCGCCCACCATTCACCTTCAACCGCACCGTCGACTCGCCGGGGGTGAACTGCTGTTGGGATGCGGCACGGAACTGGTCCGATGCCGCATCCAACAGTTGATACACCGACGCGTGCTCAGGTTCGGTCAGGTCCCTTTGCGCCACGGCGATCACGTCGTCACGAACAGCAAGGGGAGGAAGAGACACCTGGATCAGCTACCCGAAGTCATTCCGAACTTGACGACGCCGTCCGGACGGACAACCTTGCCGCCGTACACGTGCAGGCCGCGCAGCCGGTCGGCGAAGCTGTTGTCGGCGCGCAGGGCCTCCACCTTATCGAGCTGCGACACGTAGGCCGCGGCCTCCGGGTGGAACGCCACGAAGCCGGGGGTGGAGTTGTTGGGCAGGTTGTTCGACGACAGCACACGGAACCCGAGGAGGGAGCCGATGGTGCCGTTGCGGAGGCCGTTGTTGTCGCCGGACACATCGAAGCTGGTGAGCTTCGAATCCGCGCCGAGGAGCAGACCTTCGAAGTCGGCGTTGCACACGAGAACTCGGCCGGAGGCGGGGGCGTTCTTCTTGTTCAGGGCCACACGAGCAGCCTTGACGAGGTCGAATGCCTTGTTCCCGGTGTCCGGAGCGGAGCCCGACAGGTTGGTGGCTCCGGCGGCGAGCATGGTGGCGATGAACTTGTCCGCGTCATCGACGAGCGCCTTTCCGGCGGCGTCGGTGTACGGGGCAGGCTGCCCGCAGACTGGGCGGCGTCGATGTCGTCGACCTTGAAGTCGAAGTTCTTCTCCTGGTCGATCAGGAGGTCGACGCCGGTGTCGGTGATGGCGTCAGCCGACGTGGTGCGGTTGTTGGCCTTGTAGTCCTTGATCGCGGGTGCGACGACACCGGGGATGTGGACGGTGTTGCCCTTTGTCGCGACGCCTTCGTACTGGCGGTCGAGCAGAGCGGCGAACACCTTCTCGGCGTCCCACGCCTGGTGATGTTCGCCGCCCACAGTTCGGGAATGAAATGGGTGATGGCCATGATGGTCCTTACTTTCGGATGCCCTTGAGTTCGTCGACTGCCTTTGGCGTCAGCGTCGCGATCTCTGGGACATGTTCTTCAGGTCTGCCTGAGTGAGCTGCTGACATTGGCACCGAACGATTTGAATCTTCGAATTCACAAAGTCAGAGACGCTGACGCAAAGGACGAATCAAGGGCATCGAAAGTAAGGACCATCATGCCATCACCCATTTCATTCCCGAACTGTGGCGGCGAACATCACCCAGGCGTGGACGCCGAGAAGTGTTCGCCGCTCTGCTCGACCGCCAGTACGAAGGCGTCGCGACAAAGGGCAACACCGTCCACATCCCCGGTGTCGTCGCACCCGCGATCAAGGACTACAAGGCCAACAACCGCACCACGTCGGCTGACGCCATCACCGACACCGGCGTCGACCTCCTGATCGACCAGGAGAAGAACTTCGACTTCAAGGTCGACGACATCGACGCCGCCCAGTCTGCGGGCAGCCTGGCCCCGTACACCGACGCCGCCGGAAAGGCGCTCGTCGATGACGCGGACAAGTTCATCGCCACCATGCTCGCCGCCGAGCCACCAACCTGTCGGGCTCCGCTCCGGACACCGGGAACAAGGCATTCGACCTCGTCAAGGCTGCTCGTGTGGCCCTGAACAAGAAGAACGCCCCCGCCTCCGGCCGAGTTCTCGTGTGCAACGCCGACTTCGAAGGTCTGCTCCTCGGCGCGGATTCGAAGCTCACCAGCTTCGATGTGTCCGGCGACAACAACGGCCTCCGCAACGGCACCATCGGCTCCCTCCTCGGGTTCCGTGTGCTGTCGTCGAACAACCTGCCCAACAACTCCACCCCCGGCTTCGTGGCGTTCCACCCGGAGGCCGCGGCCTACGTGTCGCAGCTCGATAAGGTGGAGGCCCTGCGCGCCGACAACAGCTTCGCCGACCGGCTGCGCGGCCTGCACGTGTACGGCGGCAAGGTTGTCCGTCCGGACGGCGTCGTCAAGTTCGGAATGACTTCGGGTAGCTGATCCAGGTGTCTCTTCCTCCCCTTGCTGTTCGTGACGACGTGATCGCCGTGGCGCAAAGGGACCTGACCGAACCTGAGCACGCGTCGGTGTATCAACTGTTGGATGCGGCATCGGACCAGTTCCGTGCCGCATCCCAACAGCAGTTCACCCCCGGCGAGTCGACGGTGCGGTTGAAGGTGAATGGTGGGCGGGTCCGTCTGGACCAGTTGCCAGTCACAGGGGTGACGTCTGTGACCGATGACGCGGGAAACTCTGTGGA
Proteins encoded in this region:
- a CDS encoding phage capsid protein — protein: MALNKKNAPASGRVLVCNADFEGLLLGADSKLTSFDVSGDNNGLRNGTIGSLLGFRVLSSNNLPNNSTPGFVAFHPEAAAYVSQLDKVEALRADNSFADRLRGLHVYGGKVVRPDGVVKFGMTSGS
- a CDS encoding phage capsid protein; the protein is MLAAGATNLSGSAPDTGNKAFDLVKAARVALNKKNAPASGRVLVCNADFEGLLLGADSKLTSFDVSGDNNGLRNGTIGSLLGFRVLSSNNLPNNSTPGFVAFHPEAAAYVSQLDKVEALRADNSFADRLRGLHVYGGKVVRPDGVVKFGMTSGS